One Amblyraja radiata isolate CabotCenter1 unplaced genomic scaffold, sAmbRad1.1.pri scaffold_1140_ctg1, whole genome shotgun sequence DNA segment encodes these proteins:
- the cldn12 gene encoding claudin-12 — MSCPRVQLTPVLSLLGGLVSLSTLLASTLSPSWRSQRLASGGRTQANLTVTDGLWERCVRVESGSDRCIYRDVQWYRTVDQLDIRLLQLGLPLSLGVGTIALFLTALGVCQTACTSSTPGSGITHCSVNSAGCFLISGVLYLLSCALCLSPTLYLLFHTRRLNQRFGPDWTSGIGVLLALGSAAGLLGCAGLQTLWYCLCRGSGGDGQLWQPLLGPQGTPIYLGPPPPLLLQYLPTIQALHPGDRHSHHQASGLLVGRKGEGGGGEGERGRGRGEMEGRWRGESRGAR, encoded by the coding sequence ATGTCTTGCCCCCGTGTCCAGCTGACCCCCGTCCTCTCGTTGCTGGGGGGCCTGGTCAGCCTGTCCACGCTGCTGGCGTCCACCCTCAGCCCGAGCTGGCGTTCGCAGCGCCTGGCGTCCGGCGGCCGCACCCAGGCCAACCTGACCGTGACGGACGGGCTGTGGGAGCGCTGCGTGCGTGTGGAGTCGGGCTCGGACCGCTGCATCTACCGCGACGTCCAGTGGTACCGGACCGTCGACCAACTGGACATCCGCCTCCTCCAGCTGGGGCTGCCGCTGTCGCTCGGTGTGGGGACGATCGCTCTCTTCTTGACCGCGTTGGGAGTCTGTCAGACCGCCTGCACGTCCAGTACTCCGGGCTCCGGTATCACCCACTGCTCCGTGAACTCCGCTGGCTGCTTCCTCATCTCCGGAGTCCTCTACCTCCTCTCCTGCGCCCTctgcctctcccccaccctctaccTCCTCTTCCACACTCGACGGCTCAACCAGAGATTCGGCCCCGACTGGACTAGTGGTATCGGGGTGCTGCTGGCCCTGGGGTCAGCGGCCGGTCTGCTGGGCTGCGCTGGGCTCCAGACGCTGTGGTACTGCCTGTGCCGGGGGTCAGGTGGGGACGGGCAGCTGTGGCAGCCGCTGCTGGGGCCGCAAGGGACCCCCATCTacctgggcccccccccccctctcctgctcCAATACCTCCCGACGATCCAGGCTCTCCACCCTGGAGATCGACATTCCCATCATCAGGCATCAGGCTTGCTAGTgggaagaaagggagagggaggtggaggtgagggggagagagggagggggaggggggagatggaggggaggtggaggggggagagtagaggggcgAGGTGA